Below is a window of Streptomyces spongiicola DNA.
TCGCGCTCGCCGTGACCGACCTGTGGACGGCCGCGGTCTTCGCGGCCGGAGCGCCGCTGCTGGTGCTGCTCCTCCGCGCGTTCACCCGCGACACCCGATCCGGGGTGGCCGACTACCAGCGCGTCCAGGGGGACATCGCGGCCCGTCTGGTCGAGGCGCTCCAGGGAGCCCGCACCGTCGCCGCGGCCGGCACGGCCGAACGGGAACGCTCCCGGATCCTGGCGCCGCTGCCCGAACTCGCCGCCACCGGGCGGCGCATGTGGCATGTCTACGGCCGCGCCGTCGCCCGGGGGGCGGTGCTGCTGCCGCTGCTGGAGACCGGCGTGCTCGCCGTCGGCGGGCTGCGGGTGGCGGCGGGGCACATGAGCGTCGGTGAACTGCTGGCCGCGGTCCGCTACGCGGCTCTGGCCGCGGGCCTGGGAGCCGTCGTCGCGCAGTTGGCGGGGCTGCTGCGCAGCCGGGCCGCGGCGGGGCGCGCCGCCGAGGCCATGGCCGCGCCGGCCGTGGCGTACGGCAGGCGCAGCCTCCCGGCCGGAGGTCCCGGACGGCTGGAGTTCCGCGGGGTGTCGGTGGTGCGCGACGGCAGGCCCGTGCTCCACGGCATCGACCTGGTCGTGCCCGGCGGCGCCACCCTGGCCCTGGTGGGCCGCTCCGGCTCGGGCAAGACGGTACTGGCGGGGCTGCCCGGGCGGCTGGCCGACGCCGACGCCGGCACCGTCCACCTGGACGGCGTCCCGGTGCCCGAGATCGAACCGGGCGTCCTGCGACGGGAGGTGACGTACGCCTTCGAACGGCCCGCGCTGTTCGGCACGACCGTGGCGGACTCCATCGCCTTCGGGCCGTACGCCCCTCCCCCGGACGAGGTGATCGCCGCCGCCCGGGCCGCGGACGCCGACGGCTTCGTCCGGCGGCTGCCGGAGGGCTACGACACCCGGCTGGACCGCGCGCCGCTGTCCGGCGGGGAGGCGCAGCGGCTGGGCCTGGCACGGGCCTTCGCGCACGCCGGACGGCTGCTCGTGCTGGACGACGCCACATCGAGCCTGGACAGCGTCACCGAACGCCGGGTAGCCCGGGCCCTGCTGAACCAGGTCAGGCCCGGTACCCGTCTCGTCGTCGCCCACCGGATCTCGTCCGCGGCCCGGGCCGACCTCGTGGCGTGGCTCGAGGGGGGACGTGTCCGGGCGGTCGGCCCGCATGCCGCGCTGTGGGCGCTGCCCGGGTACCGTGCCGTGTTCGCCGCGCCGGACGGCGACGAGGGCCGCGAACCGCACGGCTCGCCGGAGAGCCGGCCGGGGGGCGAGGGGTACCGAGGCGATCCGGACGGCGTCGATCCGTGCAGCGTCGATCCGGACCGAGGCGATCCGGACCGAGGCGACGAGCGCACGGCGGGCAGCGCCGCGACAGCGGGCACACACGCAGCCGGCCGCCTCGGCAGCGCGGCGGGGTCCGGCCCCGCGGAGGGAGGCTCCGCGGCCGGGGGCGGTCCGGCGGCGGAGGGCGTACGTTGACGGCCGGGCGGCGTCCGTTGACGGCCGGGGGGCGGATGCCCGCGGCCACGGGTGCGGCCGGGCACGGGGAGAAGGCCCCCGTCCCGCCCGACCGCCGCCCCGCCGCGCCCGATGGGACCGGCCCTGTCCGGGGGTTGCTGCGCCGGACGCTGCCGTACGCGGTCCCGTTCCTCGGCCGGCGGCGGGGCGCGGTCGTGCGCCTCGGCTGCTGGTCGCTGCTGGAGTCCGTGCAGACCTTCCTCGGTGGGTACGGCGTGGCCGCGGCACTGGACCGCGGCTTCCTCGCGGGGCGGCCGTGGGTGGGGCTGGGTTGGCTGGCCGTGGCCGCCGCCGCGGTGGTGGTCGGCGGAGCGGCCACGAACAGGGTGTTCCACCATCTCGCCGGCCTGGTGGAGCCGCTGCGCGACGGCCTGGTCCGCCGGGTCGTGGACTCCGCCCTGTCCGCCGCTGTCGCGGGGCGGGACGCGTCCGGCGGCCGGACGGCGGTCTCCCGGCTGACGCACCAGACGGAGGCGGCGCGGGACGCGTTCGCGGGAGTGGTCATGGTGACCAGATCCTTCGTCTTCACGGTCGCCGGAGTCGTGGCGGGCCTCGCGGCGCTTGCCCCGGAGCTGCTGGTCGTCCTCCTGCCGCCACTGGCCGCCGGGCTCGCGCTCTTCGCCGCCGCGCTGCGGCCCACGGCGGCACGGCAGCGGGACTATCTGCACGCCGACGAGGAACTCGCCGCACGGATCGGCACCGCCGTCTCCGGTCTGCGCGACATCGCCGCCTGCGGCGCGCAGGGCCGCACCGCGGACGCGGCGGGCGAACTGATCGACGCTCAGACGCGGGCGGCACGGGCGCTCGCGCGGTGGGCCGCGGTCCGGACACTCACCCTCCAACTGGCCGGGCAGGCCCCCGTCGTCCTCCTGCTGGCCGCCGCGCCGTGGCTGCTGGAGCGCGGAGTCACCGCGGGAGAACTACTGGGCGCGCTCACCTATCTGACGCAGGCCCTGCTGCCGGCCCTGAACACCCTGATGACCGGCCTGGGCGCGGCCGGAACCCGGCTGCTGGTGATCCTCGACCGCCTCACCAGCCAGGACGACCGGCCGCCTCCCTCCGGCACCGCGCCTCGGGCGGAGGTGGCGGGTGGCGGCGCGGCGGGAGCGGCGCCCCGCCGTACGGCGTCCCCTCCGGCCGCGGCCCGCCCGCGCACGGCACCGCCCGCTGCGCCGCACGGCGGGGTACCGGTCCTGGAGCTGCGGTCCCTGTCCTTCTCCTACGGCCCCGGCGCCGTCCCCGTGATCGACCGCCTGGACCTGCGGGTGGAGCCGGGAGAGCACCTGGCCGTGGTGGGTCCGAGCGGCATCGGCAAGTCCACCCTGTTCGCCCTCGCCGCCGGACTGCTCGCTCCCGCCCACGGCCGGGTGCTGATCGGGGGAGTGCCCGTCCGACCTCCCGACCGGGACCCCTTCGCCGCACGGCGGGCCCTGATCCCCCAGCAGGCCTACGTGTTCGGAGGCACTCTCCGGGACAACCTGCTCTACCTGCGGTCCGGCGGAGCGCCGACCGCCGCCGTCGACGCCGCGGTACGCGCCGTGGGCCTCGAGGAGTTGGCGCACCGGCTGGGCGGACTCGACTCGCCGGTCCGGCCCTCCGCCCTCTCCCAGGGGGAGCGCCAGCTCGTCGCCCTCGCACGGGCCTATCTCGCCCCCGCCCGGCTCACCCTGCTCGACGAAGCGACCTGCCATCTCGATCCGGCAGCGGAGGCCCGCGCCGAGCACGCCTTCGCCGAGCGGCCGGGAACCCTGCTGGTGATCGCCCATCGGCTCTCCTCGGCCCGGCGCGCCGACCGCGTACTGGTGCTGGACGGTACGAGGGCCGTCGCCGGACGGCACGGAGAACTCCTGCGGCGGTCGGAGACCTACCGGGACCTGGTCGGTCACTGGGCGCCCCGGCAGCCGCACGACCGGTGATCGCCCATCGGCCCTCCTCGGCCCGGCACGCCGACCGCGTACCGGTGCTGGACGGCACGAAGGCCGTCGCCCGACGACACGGAGAACTCCTGCGGCGGTCGGAGACCTACCGGAACCTGGTCGGTCACCGGGCACCCCGGCAGCCGCACGACCGGCAGCCGCACGACCGGTGATCGCCCATCGGCCCTCCTCGGCCCGGCACGCCGACCGCGTACCGGTGCTGGACGGCACGAAGGCCGTCGCCCGACGACACGGAGAACTCCTGCGGCGGTCGGAGACCTACCGGAACCTGGTCGGTCACCGGGCACCCCGGCAGCCGCACGACCGGCAGCCGCACGACCGGTGATCGCCCATCGGCCCTCCTCGGCCCGGCACGCCGACCGCGTACCGGTGCTGGACGGCACGAAGGCCGTCGCCCGACGACACGGAGAACTCCTGCGGCGGTCGGAGACCTACCGGAACCTGGTCGGTCACCGGGCACCCCGGCAGCCGCACGACCGGCAGCCGCACGACCGGAGGCGGGGGCGCTCCGGAGGCGGGGGCGACGGCGTCCCGCCGGGCGGTGCAGGCGGCCAAGGCGGCGGAGTCCGCGGGGGCCGGCGGTGAAGCGTCCCGCCGGAGCGGGCCGGACGTCCGGCCCGCTCCGGCGGGACGCCCGGCGGGTCGACGTCTCCACG
It encodes the following:
- a CDS encoding ATP-binding cassette domain-containing protein, whose amino-acid sequence is MLRRTLPYAVPFLGRRRGAVVRLGCWSLLESVQTFLGGYGVAAALDRGFLAGRPWVGLGWLAVAAAAVVVGGAATNRVFHHLAGLVEPLRDGLVRRVVDSALSAAVAGRDASGGRTAVSRLTHQTEAARDAFAGVVMVTRSFVFTVAGVVAGLAALAPELLVVLLPPLAAGLALFAAALRPTAARQRDYLHADEELAARIGTAVSGLRDIAACGAQGRTADAAGELIDAQTRAARALARWAAVRTLTLQLAGQAPVVLLLAAAPWLLERGVTAGELLGALTYLTQALLPALNTLMTGLGAAGTRLLVILDRLTSQDDRPPPSGTAPRAEVAGGGAAGAAPRRTASPPAAARPRTAPPAAPHGGVPVLELRSLSFSYGPGAVPVIDRLDLRVEPGEHLAVVGPSGIGKSTLFALAAGLLAPAHGRVLIGGVPVRPPDRDPFAARRALIPQQAYVFGGTLRDNLLYLRSGGAPTAAVDAAVRAVGLEELAHRLGGLDSPVRPSALSQGERQLVALARAYLAPARLTLLDEATCHLDPAAEARAEHAFAERPGTLLVIAHRLSSARRADRVLVLDGTRAVAGRHGELLRRSETYRDLVGHWAPRQPHDR
- a CDS encoding ABC transporter ATP-binding protein, whose translation is MSPHGPEVADGDRGASAPPAARAARSLLADAVRASAGRTAVLVATGLLSAAAALALPALLGRSLDLVLAGSAHAGPWLALCAALVVADLLCDAVSAHLTGTLTARSAARTRRRALGRVLAAGPRAAQRFTPGDLVTRLTANVTEAAAAPATAAAAVPAILLPVGGLVALAVTDLWTAAVFAAGAPLLVLLLRAFTRDTRSGVADYQRVQGDIAARLVEALQGARTVAAAGTAERERSRILAPLPELAATGRRMWHVYGRAVARGAVLLPLLETGVLAVGGLRVAAGHMSVGELLAAVRYAALAAGLGAVVAQLAGLLRSRAAAGRAAEAMAAPAVAYGRRSLPAGGPGRLEFRGVSVVRDGRPVLHGIDLVVPGGATLALVGRSGSGKTVLAGLPGRLADADAGTVHLDGVPVPEIEPGVLRREVTYAFERPALFGTTVADSIAFGPYAPPPDEVIAAARAADADGFVRRLPEGYDTRLDRAPLSGGEAQRLGLARAFAHAGRLLVLDDATSSLDSVTERRVARALLNQVRPGTRLVVAHRISSAARADLVAWLEGGRVRAVGPHAALWALPGYRAVFAAPDGDEGREPHGSPESRPGGEGYRGDPDGVDPCSVDPDRGDPDRGDERTAGSAATAGTHAAGRLGSAAGSGPAEGGSAAGGGPAAEGVR